A stretch of the Photobacterium sp. CCB-ST2H9 genome encodes the following:
- a CDS encoding tRNA-uridine aminocarboxypropyltransferase, which produces MSRYCERCGKAAKACICQWIENVDARTELWILQHPSEVKQPLGTARILTLSLPNARLWVGEDFSKHDEINTLLSDPARRAAVLYPGEGAASISQWAAECSPQQRTTLILLDGTWKKAYKIWQLSANLQALPCVRLEAALAGNYRIRKSPKASGLSTVEAAYEALSQIEGESNKFQPLLNTFDRMIDFQISQMPPGVYERHYGKS; this is translated from the coding sequence ATGAGCCGCTACTGTGAGCGCTGTGGCAAAGCTGCAAAAGCCTGTATTTGCCAGTGGATAGAAAATGTTGATGCTAGAACTGAACTGTGGATATTGCAACATCCGTCTGAAGTAAAACAGCCTCTTGGGACGGCGCGAATCCTGACTTTGTCATTGCCCAATGCCCGGCTCTGGGTGGGCGAGGATTTCAGCAAGCATGATGAAATCAACACATTGTTGTCGGATCCGGCGCGACGTGCGGCTGTGCTGTATCCGGGGGAGGGCGCAGCTTCCATTTCGCAATGGGCTGCTGAGTGCAGCCCTCAGCAACGGACGACTTTAATCCTGCTGGATGGAACCTGGAAGAAGGCCTACAAAATCTGGCAGCTCTCCGCAAATCTGCAAGCATTACCCTGTGTTCGCCTTGAAGCCGCTTTGGCAGGCAATTACCGGATCCGAAAATCACCTAAAGCATCTGGCTTGTCGACGGTAGAGGCAGCTTATGAAGCGCTGAGCCAGATTGAAGGTGAAAGTAACAAATTTCAGCCGCTGCTCAACACGTTTGACCGGATGATTGATTTTCAAATCAGCCAGATGCCGCCCGGTGTCTACGAACGGCATTACGGGAAAAGTTAA
- the rrtA gene encoding rhombosortase, translated as MSRSLFLSLLAISLLTIFAQLAPVHPFLEWDRQAIASGQWWRILTGNITHTNWPHLAMNLAGLAILTQLFRFHLTTARLVTILFALGIIVGLSLFFTELERYAGLSGILHGLFIWGAWQDIRQHRSGGKLLLAAGFVKVGWDIVTGGSAETASLIQASIAVEAHLAGALGGLALAYTFDKIQSHRSVSQH; from the coding sequence TTGTCACGATCTTTGTTTCTGTCATTGTTAGCTATCAGTCTGCTCACTATCTTTGCCCAGCTTGCACCGGTTCATCCGTTCCTTGAATGGGATCGGCAGGCAATTGCATCCGGACAATGGTGGCGGATCCTAACAGGAAATATTACACATACCAATTGGCCTCACCTCGCGATGAATCTGGCCGGCCTGGCCATTTTGACCCAGCTGTTCCGGTTTCACCTGACCACAGCCAGACTAGTCACAATTTTGTTTGCACTCGGTATCATTGTCGGACTGTCTTTGTTTTTCACTGAACTGGAGCGTTATGCCGGGCTCTCTGGGATACTCCATGGTCTGTTTATCTGGGGCGCCTGGCAGGATATTCGTCAGCACCGCTCGGGCGGAAAACTCTTACTGGCCGCAGGCTTTGTCAAGGTCGGCTGGGATATTGTCACAGGAGGCTCTGCTGAAACAGCTTCTCTCATTCAGGCTAGCATCGCAGTTGAAGCCCATCTGGCTGGTGCATTGGGCGGGCTGGCGCTGGCCTATACGTTCGATAAAATTCAATCCCACCGCTCTGTAAGCCAGCACTGA
- a CDS encoding ComEA family DNA-binding protein, translating to MKNSIALLMLASSLVISGTADATDTHEGIEIVVNINTANAEELDKLLLGVGPDKARSIIEYRDQHGEFSTADDLSKVKGIGASTVEKNRDRIQL from the coding sequence ATGAAGAATTCAATTGCGCTACTGATGTTGGCTTCAAGCCTGGTGATATCTGGCACGGCTGATGCCACGGATACGCATGAAGGGATTGAAATCGTTGTGAATATCAATACTGCCAATGCAGAGGAACTGGATAAATTATTACTGGGTGTCGGACCTGATAAGGCTCGGAGTATTATTGAGTATCGTGATCAGCATGGTGAGTTTTCGACAGCAGATGACCTGAGCAAAGTGAAAGGGATTGGGGCATCGACTGTAGAGAAAAATCGCGACAGAATTCAGCTCTGA
- the ppiD gene encoding peptidylprolyl isomerase: MMERMREGVSSIWVKIILSLIIFSFVFAGVGSYLANSNQPVAAKIDGEEISQRQFEEAYQNERNRMQSQLGDYFSTLMGDPGYVQQFRRSVLDRLVNDALIEQRANTLGLRISDDQVKKAIRAMPEFQRDGQFDNDVYTSVLRRSRFTPDQFAEYMRTNMLRQQLLTAIQGSDFALKNELAQLQQLEQQQREVRSLTLNLETFKKNVEISEEDSQAYYQQHALEFTRPEQVKVSYIELSGNSLKNTMAVSEDELKTYYQDNLVKFSKPEQRHVRHILIQGDDAEAKSKADAILAELKGGADFAAVAQAKSDDTFSAKQGGELDWFERGVMDPAFEEAAFGLKNNGDVSDVVKSSFGYHIIQLEGVKAPTAKPFADVREDLLADLRDQKAAEAFYQQQTKLAETAFEMPDSLDDAAKAVNAKVQKTDFFALNNAQGVLATPAVVQALNTPEVREDGLNSEVIELGPEHVIVVRVDEARPEQLLAFEEVSGQVHEQLAQQRGEAAAEKQADEILAALRQGDINILEQQDLSFSEPQTLNRRGSDPVLTQKAFALAKPEDGKTVYGVTHDQQGNVVIIALDKVTELEVEPAKSNGPMAEQLAQMNAQQDVMALLDVLRADAKVTYPVLDATAQ, encoded by the coding sequence ATGATGGAGCGAATGCGCGAAGGCGTAAGCAGTATTTGGGTAAAGATTATTCTTTCCCTAATCATATTTTCTTTTGTCTTTGCCGGTGTAGGCAGTTATCTGGCAAATTCTAATCAGCCTGTAGCGGCAAAGATTGATGGCGAGGAAATCAGTCAGCGTCAGTTTGAAGAGGCATATCAAAACGAACGTAACCGTATGCAGTCGCAGCTGGGTGATTATTTCTCAACCCTGATGGGTGATCCTGGCTATGTGCAGCAGTTTCGTCGCAGTGTGTTGGATCGTCTGGTGAACGATGCACTGATTGAACAGCGAGCTAATACGCTGGGACTGCGTATCAGCGACGATCAGGTGAAAAAGGCGATTCGTGCAATGCCTGAATTCCAGCGTGACGGCCAGTTTGATAACGATGTTTACACCTCTGTGTTGCGTCGTTCTCGCTTTACGCCTGACCAATTTGCAGAGTACATGCGCACCAATATGTTGCGTCAGCAACTGCTGACAGCCATTCAGGGAAGTGATTTTGCACTGAAGAATGAACTGGCGCAGTTACAGCAACTGGAGCAGCAGCAACGTGAAGTGCGCAGCCTGACACTGAATCTGGAAACGTTTAAAAAGAACGTTGAGATCAGCGAAGAAGACAGCCAAGCCTATTATCAACAGCATGCACTGGAGTTTACTCGTCCGGAGCAGGTGAAGGTGTCTTATATCGAGTTATCCGGCAATTCGCTGAAAAATACTATGGCGGTAAGCGAAGATGAGCTGAAGACTTATTATCAGGACAATCTGGTTAAATTCTCTAAGCCTGAGCAACGTCATGTGCGTCATATTCTGATTCAGGGTGATGATGCTGAAGCAAAGAGCAAAGCTGATGCGATTCTGGCCGAGCTGAAAGGTGGTGCTGATTTTGCTGCAGTGGCGCAAGCGAAATCTGATGATACCTTCAGTGCCAAACAAGGCGGTGAACTGGATTGGTTTGAGCGTGGTGTGATGGATCCGGCGTTTGAAGAGGCGGCATTTGGCCTGAAGAACAACGGTGATGTCTCTGATGTCGTGAAGTCTTCTTTTGGCTATCACATTATTCAGCTTGAGGGTGTGAAAGCGCCAACGGCGAAGCCTTTTGCTGATGTTCGTGAAGATCTGCTGGCCGATCTGCGTGATCAGAAAGCAGCCGAAGCATTCTACCAGCAGCAGACGAAACTGGCTGAAACTGCATTTGAAATGCCGGATTCTCTGGATGACGCCGCGAAAGCCGTGAATGCCAAGGTACAGAAAACTGATTTCTTTGCGCTGAATAATGCTCAGGGTGTACTGGCGACTCCAGCAGTCGTGCAGGCTCTGAATACACCGGAAGTCCGTGAAGATGGTCTGAACTCTGAAGTTATTGAACTGGGGCCAGAGCATGTGATCGTTGTTCGTGTCGATGAGGCGCGTCCTGAGCAACTGCTGGCGTTTGAGGAAGTGTCCGGACAGGTGCATGAACAACTGGCGCAACAACGTGGCGAAGCAGCGGCTGAGAAGCAGGCAGATGAGATTCTGGCGGCATTACGTCAGGGAGACATTAATATTCTGGAGCAGCAAGACCTGAGTTTCTCTGAGCCTCAGACGCTGAATCGTCGCGGCAGTGATCCTGTCCTGACGCAAAAGGCTTTTGCCTTGGCGAAACCAGAAGACGGAAAAACTGTCTACGGCGTGACGCATGATCAGCAGGGCAATGTTGTGATTATTGCGCTGGATAAAGTGACAGAGCTAGAGGTTGAGCCTGCGAAATCAAATGGTCCGATGGCAGAACAACTGGCACAGATGAATGCTCAGCAGGATGTGATGGCGTTACTGGATGTGCTGCGTGCAGACGCGAAAGTGACGTATCCGGTTCTGGATGCAACTGCACAGTAA
- the hupB gene encoding nucleoid-associated protein HU-beta gives MNKTQLVDKIAEGADISKASAGRALDAFIEAVSESLKEGEQVALVGFGTFSVRERAARTGRNPQTGEEIQIAAARVPGFKPGKALKDSVN, from the coding sequence GTGAACAAAACTCAGTTGGTTGATAAAATCGCCGAAGGTGCTGACATTTCTAAAGCATCTGCTGGCCGTGCGCTGGACGCTTTCATTGAGGCTGTATCTGAGTCTCTGAAGGAAGGCGAGCAAGTTGCTCTGGTTGGTTTTGGTACTTTCTCTGTTCGTGAGCGTGCTGCCCGTACTGGCCGCAACCCACAGACAGGTGAAGAAATCCAAATCGCAGCAGCCCGTGTACCAGGTTTCAAACCAGGTAAAGCGCTGAAAGATTCTGTCAACTAA